TTGTAGTGTGCGATCTGATCCTTGCAGAACGCGCGGATGTCGTCTTCCGTGGCCGTCTGCCCTGGCTTGAGGACGATCCACGCGCACACTTCCTCGCCATACTTCGCGTCGGGCACCCCGAATACCTGCACGGCCTGCACCTTTGGATGGCGGAACAGGAATTCCTCGATCTCGCGCGGGTAGATGTTCTCGCCGCCGCGGATGAGCATGTCCTTCACACGGCCGACGATGTTGCAATAACCCTCCTCGTCCAGCGTGGCGAGGTCGCCCGTATGCATCCAGCCGTCGCGAATGGCGTCGCGCGTGCGCGGCTCGTCGTCCCAATAGCCCTGCATCACCGAGTATCCCTTGGTGCACAACTCGCCCTTCTCGCCGACCGGTACGATTTCGCCCGCGGCGTCGACGAGCTTGACCTCGAGGTGCGGCTGCACGCGCCCGACGGTGGTCACGCGCTTTTCGAGCGGGTCGGTCGTCGTGGTCTGGAACGATACGGGGCTCGTCTCCGTCATGCCGTACGCGATCGTCACCTCGCTCATGTGCATTTCGTTGATCACGCGCTTCATCGTCTCGATCGGGCACGGCGAACCGGCCATGATGCCCGTGCGAAGCGTGTCGAAATGGTAGTTGGCGAAGTCCGGGTGATCGAGCTGGGCGATGAACATGGTCGGCACGCCATGCAGCGCGGTGCAGCCCTCCTCCGAGACCGCCGCCATGGTTGCCTTCGGATCGAAGGCTTCGCCCGGGAACACCATCGTCGCCCCCGTGGAGACGCAGGCCAGCACCGCCAGCACCATGCCGAAGCAGTGGTAGAACGGCACCGGAATGCACAGGCTGTCGTGTTCGGAGAAGCGCATCGCCATGGCGATGAAGCGCCCGTTGTTGACGATGTTGTGGTGCGTGAGCGTGGCGCCCTTCGGACTGCCCGTCGTGCCGCTCGTGAACTGGATGTTGATCGGGTCGAAGCAGTCGAGGCCCTCGGAGAGGGCGTGCAGCGCAGCGAGATCGGCGTCGGCGCCGAGCATGACCACGTCGCTGAAATTCATCATGCCGGGGGTGATGTCGGCACCCATGCGGATGATGGTGCGCAACGTCGGCAGTTTTTCGGATTGAAGCTGCCCGGGCGCGCACCGCGCGAGTTCGGGCGCGAGCGTGCCGAGCATGTCGAGATAGCGCGACGTCTTGAACGACTCCGCCGCCACCAGCGCCTTGCAGCCCACCTTGTTGATCGCGTACTCGAGCTCGGCGAGGCGATACGCCGGGTTGATGTTCACGAGAATCAGGCCCACGCGTGCGGTGGCGAATTGCGTCACCAGCCATTCCACGCGGTTGGGCGACCAGATGCCCACGCGATCGCCCTTCTTCAGTCCGAGCGAGATCAGCCCGGCCGCGAACGTATCCACATGCGCAATAAACTCGCGCCAGGTCCAGTCCACACCCTGCTCGCGGAACACCACCGCCTGCCGCTCGGGAAACCTGGCCGCCGTCTCGGCGAGCAATCCGAATACCGTCAACGTCGAGAGCGGCACATCGGTGTCGCCCTTCACATAAGACAATCCATTACGAGGTACAACGCCCGCACCTTCCCGGCTTTCCATGCTTGTGTCTCCTGAAGCAATGCTGAAGTGGCGAAATGCTGTCGCGCGACGCCCATGCCAGTGGTCAGCCCGTCCGTCGTTGTCTCGAACGATGACGGACTCGACTCCATAACAATAGCGCGTCGAACTGAGTTGACGTTTACGTTAACGTAAATTGCGTGACCTCACGAGTGGGGATGGCCCTGAGTCGCGTTCCGCGGGTTGAAAAACAAATCTATGGTCACCCCCATTTTTGCAAGACTGATTTGATGCAGTGTTTGGCTTGCCTAAATCTATCCGGCGTCGATGTGGGGAGTTTCTCCCCGCGCCACGATGAGAGTCGCGCCTGACACTCCTAAAAAGCCCCTCGGCTTCAAGAGCCAATTGTTTTATCAGGTTGTTCGTCAGGCCGGTGTGCCGTTCACGTCATCCAATTTCAGTCGTCGCAAAACCAGGTGGGTGTTTCTCGGAAAATAGTTAGGGAGTAGGCGCTCAAGTTGGCATGGCGCTCGGCCTCGCATCGAATATCGTGTTGTGTGTGGCCAGCGCCCATGCGGTTCGTGCCAGCTTGTTCGCTAGCGCACAGGCCACTACGTTCGAATGCCTACGTGTGAGCATCGCGCGCACCCAGTCGGCGAGGCGGCCTGTCTGACGTTCCAGCCGCTGCATATATGCTCGGGCGCACTGCACTAACAAACGCCGCAAGTTCTTATCTCCACGCTTGCTTATACCCAGCAAAGTCGCACGGCCGCCCGTGCTGTACTGGCGTGGCACAAGCCCTGTGGCTGCGGCAAAATCGCGGCTGCATGCGTATTGCTTGCCATCGCCCATCTCAGCGGCCAACACGCTGGCGGTGATCGGTCCAACACCGGGGATGCTCAGCAGACGTTGCCCCAGATCGTCCTCGGCAAGTTGGCGCGTCAGCTCCTTTTCGATTTCACAGATTTGCTCACAAAGGTACTTGTGGTGAGCGTGTAATCGCTCGAGCACAGCGATAAGCCGTGGCGGCAGCGAATACTCGGCCAACACCGCAGGCAAACGCCTGATGACTGCCTGACCGATCGGCAGGCTGATGCCGAATTCGAGCAAAAACCCATGGAGTTGGTTAATCGTCTTGGTCCGATCCCGAATCAGCGATTCGCGCACCCGATGCAATGCCCCGAGCGTCTGCTGCGATTCGGTCTTTGGTGTCACAAACCGCATGGCCGGACGAGATGCCGCCTCGCAAATCGCCTCGGCATCCACGAAGTCGTTTTTGTTGCTTTTGACGAAAGGCCGCACGAATTGCGGCGAGATGAGCCTGACTTGATGCCCAAAGCCCGCAAGTTGCCGGGCCATATGATGGGCTCCGGCGCACGCCTCCATGACCACCGTGCAAGCATGAAATGTCGCGAAAAACTCGACCAGTTGCTTGCGACTCACCCTCTTGCGAAACACGGCTTTGCCTTGCCGATCCTGCCCATGAAGGTGAAACGTATGCTTGCCTAGATCGATT
The Pandoraea pulmonicola DNA segment above includes these coding regions:
- a CDS encoding AMP-binding protein; protein product: MESREGAGVVPRNGLSYVKGDTDVPLSTLTVFGLLAETAARFPERQAVVFREQGVDWTWREFIAHVDTFAAGLISLGLKKGDRVGIWSPNRVEWLVTQFATARVGLILVNINPAYRLAELEYAINKVGCKALVAAESFKTSRYLDMLGTLAPELARCAPGQLQSEKLPTLRTIIRMGADITPGMMNFSDVVMLGADADLAALHALSEGLDCFDPINIQFTSGTTGSPKGATLTHHNIVNNGRFIAMAMRFSEHDSLCIPVPFYHCFGMVLAVLACVSTGATMVFPGEAFDPKATMAAVSEEGCTALHGVPTMFIAQLDHPDFANYHFDTLRTGIMAGSPCPIETMKRVINEMHMSEVTIAYGMTETSPVSFQTTTTDPLEKRVTTVGRVQPHLEVKLVDAAGEIVPVGEKGELCTKGYSVMQGYWDDEPRTRDAIRDGWMHTGDLATLDEEGYCNIVGRVKDMLIRGGENIYPREIEEFLFRHPKVQAVQVFGVPDAKYGEEVCAWIVLKPGQTATEDDIRAFCKDQIAHYKIPRYIRFVDDMPMTVTGKVQKFIMREQMVESLGLSEAKTA
- a CDS encoding IS110 family transposase; translation: MQTVTLVGIDLGKHTFHLHGQDRQGKAVFRKRVSRKQLVEFFATFHACTVVMEACAGAHHMARQLAGFGHQVRLISPQFVRPFVKSNKNDFVDAEAICEAASRPAMRFVTPKTESQQTLGALHRVRESLIRDRTKTINQLHGFLLEFGISLPIGQAVIRRLPAVLAEYSLPPRLIAVLERLHAHHKYLCEQICEIEKELTRQLAEDDLGQRLLSIPGVGPITASVLAAEMGDGKQYACSRDFAAATGLVPRQYSTGGRATLLGISKRGDKNLRRLLVQCARAYMQRLERQTGRLADWVRAMLTRRHSNVVACALANKLARTAWALATHNTIFDARPSAMPT